ATGCGCACAGATCGGCAAGCGCGTTCACCTCTCCGCTGCAGCGCAGATCGGCGGCGTACTCGAGCCGGTGAACGCTTCACCGGTCATCATCGAAGACGATGTGCTCGTCGGCGGAAACACGGGCGTGTATGAAGGTACGATCGTGCGCTCGAAGGCCGTGCTCGCGGCTGGAACGATCCTCACGCGTGGCACACCGGTGTATGACCTCGTCAACGGCACGATCCTGAAGGCGACTGCTGAGGCGCCGCTGACGATCCCGGCTGGCGCGGTAGTTGTCCCCGGTTCGCGCGCTGTCACTGCCGGCCACGGCAAGGACATGGGCGTCAGCGTCTACACGCCGGTCATCGTGAAGTACCGCGACGAAAAGACCGACCTGTCGACCGCGCTGGAAGACCTGCTGCGCTAAGCGGCAGTTACCCCAAGTGTTACAAAACGACAAATTTCCGGACCGAACGGAACTCGCCGCACTTTTTCTTCGTCACAAGAGAAATGTGCGGCGACTTATTTGGCGTCATCGTGTTATCAAGAACATCTGTCCTCAGGAGGTGCGTGTGTTTAAGCGTCGATCGCTTTCACTCGTCATGTTAATTTTCGCCGGCGTGCTCGCTGGCTGTGGCGTCGAAAACACGACCTACTCCTCTTGCTCTCCGGGCACGTTGACGAACACGGCCTCCAGCGGCAGTAACTTCACGCTTTCCGCGCCGAACTCCATCCTGACCGTCTATCCCGGTGAAACCACCACCGTCAGCGTCAACGTGAACTCGGTCAACGGCTCGACCGGTACGGTGAACCTCGGAACTACCGCGCTGCCACTCGGCGTCACGCTGACGGGCGGCACCGCCGCCATCGGTTCCACCGCAACGATGACCCTCGCAGCTGGCCTCAACGTCGCAGGCACCTGCTTCACCGGCGTGGTGAACCACATCGAAACAGCGGACCGCACGTTGACCATCACCGGCTCGAACTCCACCGGCAACGCGACGGCGCAGATCGACATGAACGTCGTGCTCGAGAACAAGACCTTCCTGCCGACGACGAACTACCTCCCTGTGGTGAAGATCACCACAACCAACAGCGCGGCGATCACCAGCGAAGATGACTACGTCGATGGCACGATGACGATCACCGACACCGCGAATCCGTCTTACAACTACAGTGGAACGCTCGGCATCAAGGGTCACGGCAACTCGACCTGGCTGATGCCCAAGAAGGCCTATCGCCTCAACCTCGACTCGAAGGCTCCCCTGCTCGGCATGACCTCCGACAGCAACTGGATTCTGCTGGCGAACTATGACGACAAGACCCTGCTGCGCAACGACGTCTCCTCCGAGATCTCACGCCGCTTCAGCATGTTCTGGACGCCATCCAGCACCTTCACAGAGGTCTATCTCAACGGCGAGTACGAAGGCGTCTATCAGCTTTATGAAAAGGTTGAAGTCTCGAAAGCGCGCTTGAACATCGGTTCAATCGACGATGACGACATCAGCGGCACGAACCTCACCGGCGGCTACCTCGGCGAGATCGATGAGCGCAAAGATGAAGACTTCATCTTCAACTCGCAGTACACGCAGCTTGCCATTGGCCTCGATGATCCGGACAACGATGTCGATGTTCAGAACCAGTACTTCAAGACCGCGCTGAACACCGCCGAAGGCTCTTTGTATAGCTCCAACTGGACGGACGCATCGACCGGCTGGCAAGCGTATTGGGACGCGCCTTCAGCCGTGAATTACTTCCTGATCGAAGAGTTTGCGCTGAACCCCGATGCTGGCGATGTCTCAGGTGACTACTTCTACAAGCCACGCAGCGATGCACGGTTCTACCGGGGCCCCGTGTGGGACATGGACATCACCTTCGGCAACGTAAACTACTCGCCGGTGTGGGATCCAACCTACAACTACCTCAACCGCGCTTCAGTCTGGTATGCGCGCCAGTTTGAGGATCCCGCCTTCCCCCCCATGGTGAAGGCACGCTGGCAGGCGATGTACTCGTCGCTGTCGACGATCAACGACTACATCGACACGCGCGCAGCCGTACTGCAGCAGGCACAGGCGAATAACTTTGGCCGTTGGCCGATCCTCGGCGAAAAGGTATGGCCGAACCGCGCAGCGTATGGCTCGTATCAGGCTGAGGTTGATCAGTTGAAGGCGTGGATTACGCAGCGTCTCGCACACATGAACAGCGTCTACGGTCAGTAGACGCTGCGTCCCTGCTACATCTGCACTGTGCCGTCGAGCAGCTTCGTGAACTTGTGCAGCAGCTTGCCGTTAGGATCGATGTGTCGCACGATAATGTGCTCCGTCGTGATCTGGAGATGAGTGAAGCCGTACGTCTCCTGCGAGTACCCGCCATGCCGCTTGCCGGGCAGCGGATACAGGAACTGCCCGCCACCACCCGACATCGCAAACGACGTGTAGTAGCCGCTGATCTCAAGATGCTGCATGTCGTGGTCATGGCCCGCGAGGTACAGCGGCACCTTGTACTGCTGGAAGAGCGGACCCCAGTCGCGAATCAAGGTCTGGTTATCGCCATGCTCGCCGTTTGAAAACAGCGGATGGTGTCCCAGCACAATGGTGAACGGCGCTGTCGTTCCCTGCGCAAGCTCGTTTTCCAACCACTGGATCTGCGCCAGTCGCGAAGCATCGTCCATCGTGTAGAAGTGGCCGGTGGGCAAAGGCTGCGCCGGCTCGTTGGGCATGTTGCTGTCGAGGCATAGAAACGTCACGATCGGATTCACATCCGGAAACGAAACACGGTACGACTGCGCAGGCATCGTCCAGCGAGTCCCCTGCGTCTCTGCAGCGTACTGCTGTTCCGCTTCGTACTTAGAGACGGGCAAGACTTCGTAATCGTGATTGCCGGGGATCGCCAGGGCCGGGCAGTTGAAGGTGTCGTCCGGGTACATCGCCTCAAACTGCGTCTGCCACCGCGTACTGCCCGCGCCGCCGGGCAGCGAACCGTAGAAACTATCGCCCAACATCAGCAGCGCCGAGGGGCTGAGGTTCCATTTCTTCACGTAAGCAGCCATCGCGAAGGCCACCTGAGTCTGCTGTGTAGGCGTGCCATCCTGCCCGTAGTCACCCAGGGCGATGAAGTGCAGCGTGCCGCCAGTAACGGCATCGACCTTCCCCTGCGTGGCATAGTTGATGCCTGATCCGCAGCCAGCCAGCATGGACGCCGCGCTGAACGCGAAGGTGCGTTGCAGAAATTGACGACGATTCAACGGATTTTTCGGATCATCGGCCACAGAGGAATCTCTTTCCGGATGGGGTACGCGACCAGAGACAGCAAATGAAGCAAGCCGCGGCAGAATCTCTGAGCTGCGGCAAAGCGTAGTGCCCTCAATACTCTACGGGGTTAGACGTCATTCTATTGCAGAAAGATGACAGCGCCTGTTTTCGCCTGCGAAAAACGCGCGCAGCGCAAGAGTTATGGCGCGCGGTGCGGGCGCCGCGCAAGTGCTGGGATAAACTGAAGCTCCATGGCAAGTGAAAAACTGCAAGTAATCCCGCTCGGTGGTCTTGGCGAATTCGGTATGAACTGTCTCGCCCTGCGCTACGGTGACGATATTCTCGTTATCGATGCCGGTCTGATGTTCCCCGAAGAAGAGTTGCTCGGCGTCGACATCGTCGTCCCCGACATCAGTTACCTCGTCGAAAACCGCGACAAGGTGCGCGCCATTCTGCTCACCCACGGCCACGAGGACCACATCGGCGGCCTGCCGTGGATTCTCTCCGAGCTGAACGTGCCCGTCTACGGCACCGAGTTCACACTCGCCTACGTCGAAGGCAAGCTCGAAGAGCATCGCCTGCTCGATGACGCCGAACTCATCGAGATGCTGCCCGGTCGCCAGTTCGGCATCGGACCATTCACCGTGCGTCCTATCCGCGTAACGCATTCGCTGGTCGACTGCGTCGCCCTCGCGATCACTACGCCGCTCGGTGTCGTGCTGCACACCGGCGACTTCAAAATCGATCTCTCCTCACCGGACGGTCATCCCTTCGATCTGCAGGCCTTTGCCGAACTCGGCAAGCAGGGCGTGCTGCTGCACCTGCAGGACTCGACCAACGTCGATCGGCCCGGCTTCACGCCCGGCGAACGCGCAGTCATCCCCCGCCTCGACGACATCTTTGCCGCGACCAAGAAGCGCCTCTTCTTCTCCTGCTTCTCGTCGTCGATCCATCGCATCAAGATCGCGATGGACCTGGCCTACAAGCACAACCGCAAGGTCGCGCTCATCGGCCGCTCCATGGACAACTCCACGGAAATCGCGCAGGACCTCGGCTACATCGAGCCACCGCAGGGCCTCATCATCCACCCGAGCAAGATCAAGGAGTATGCGCCTCACGAAGTATGCGTGATGATCTCCGGTACTCAGGGTGAACCGATGAGCGCACTCTCACGCGCCGCAGTCGACAACCACAAGTACGCGAAGATCGAAGCGGGCGACACCGTGCTGCTCAGTTCGCGCGTCATCCCCGGCAACGAGAAGTCGATCTACCGCGTTATCGATCATCTCGAGCGCCGCGATGCCCGCGTCATCCACGACGACGGCACGAACGGCCTCATCCACGTCTCCGGCCACGGCTCGGCAGAAGAGCTGCGCATGATGATCAACCTCACGCAGCCGAAGTACTTCATCCCTGTGCACGGCGACTACCGCCACCTGAAGCGTCACGTCGAGCTCGCGAAGTCGACCGGTATTCCCGAGAAGGTGCTGCTGCTCGAAGACGGTGACGTTCTCGAGATCGACAGCCGCGGCGCAGAGAAGGTGGGCAAGGTCAACGTCGGTCGCGTCTGCATCGACAACAACTCCACCGCTGACGTCGTACTCGACACCGTCATTCGCGACCGCAAGCACCTTGGCTCCGACGGCCTCTTCCTGCCGATCATCGCGATCAACAAGCAGACCGGTGCGATCGAAGGCATGCCGGAGATCACCACGCGCGGCTTCGTCGCAGACGACCCCGAGCTCCTGCGCAACGCACGTGACGTCGTACGCCGCACCATCGAGGAGTCCAGCGGCGAAGAGCGCAAGGACTACGGTGTCATGAAGGACAAGGTGCGCGGCGATCTCAAGCGATTCATTCAGAAGAACGCCAACCGCCGTCCGCTCATCATGCCGATCATTCTCGAGCTGTAAGCAGCAATGCAAGAAAGCTCCCTCTTCGGAGGGAGCTTTTTTTTGTGGGACACTCCCCTTACGCAAGCTCGGACTCCGCAAAGGCGAAGCGCTCAACGTGCCGCCACGGCCCGTCGAGGTACTCCCACCAGTCGAGCCCGACCGCTTCACAACGCCAGGGCTCGAACGAGCGCAAGAGCTCTTCATACAAGCCACGCGCCTCATGCGGCGGTACCTTATTCTGCACGACGACGTGCGGCTGAAACCGCTGCTGGTCCTGCGGAATCAGCTCTGCCACGAAGCGACGTGCCAACGCGTCGTGGAGCGCCAGCAAGGCGGAAGACTCCAACCGATACGCGCTCCCGCGTCCCAGAAAACGGACGCCGGTGATGCTCACGTCGAAGCGGCGCCGCGGCGACGATTCCTCCCGCAACATTCTGCGTGTGGCATCCTCCAACGGCAGCCGGTGAAAGAGTGTCACGTGCGCGGGGATTCGGTTGAACGCTGGCGGAAAGTACAGACGGCGAAGGCCCTCGAAGCGCGCTTGCGACGCAACATCGAGGGCCAATGTCAGTACGGTGGTCGACACCTGCTACTCGCCGTCAGCCTCGGCCGTTACGCTTGACTCGAGCGGCTTACGCGCAAAGTAATACAGGCTGAACGCCAGCAGGCCGAAAGCCACGACGCTTACGCCATCGTGATGCAGCGGGTTCGTCTCGCTGAAGTGCCAGACCGTCTTGTGGCTCAACGACTCGTAGAGCTTCGCGCAAACGCCAACCAGCCCCATGATGCCGCCCGCAGCGATCAGGCCCGAAGCATAAAGCGAACCGGGCGAAACCTCTTCGCTCAGTTCGTCCGCGCCGTGGCCCGAACGCTTCAAAGCTTCGTCCACAAGCCAGCGAATGACGCCACCGCAGAAGATCGCGAGCGTCGTGCCGATCGAGAGATACGCGCCCACAGCGAACGTGAGCGAGCGAATGCCGAGCAGTTCGATGCCGATGACCAGCATCACGCCGAGCGTCACCAGCCCCCACGCCAGCTTGCGGCTCAGGATGCCGTTGATCACGGTGGCCATCAAGCGGCCCTGCGGCGCAGCCACGGTCTCACTGCCAATGCCCTGCACCCACTGCACTTCAATCTGCTGCGTCTGCGGGTTGTAGAGGTACTTGCCGTCCTCAAGCGTGGTCGAACCGATCGCGTTGAGCAGAATGTAGCTTCGCGTATTGCCAAGGTCGGTGTGCGTCACATCGCCGTTCGCGGCCTTCACCGTCAACGAGACATGGTCGCGTGTGAATGCACCCTGGTTGGAGACGCCATCGGGCAAAGCCGCGAGCGAAACCTGCTTCACCACCGGCATCTTCTGGAAGCTTTCGAGGCCGCGGTTCATCGCGTTCATCGTCAGGCCGATCGAGAAGGTCGAGATGATAACGCCGACCATCAGCGCTACCTGCTGCTTCCACGGCGTCGCGCCGATCAGGAAGCCGGTCTTGAGGTCCTGCGAAGTGTCGCCCGCGTTCGAGGCCGCGATGCAGACGATGCCGCCGATGGTGATCGCCAGCGCGCCGAACGCCGGAGCCGTCCAGCCCTTCACAAGGAAGATCGCGGCCGTCGCCATCAGCGTAGCGATCGTCATGCCGCTCACCGGCGACGAGCTCGAGCCGACGATGCCCACGATGCGCGCCGAGACCGTCACGAAGAGGAAGCCGAAAACGAGCACGAGGACCGCTGCAGCGATATTCGCCAGCAGCCCCACCTGAGCGCCGGGCACAGGCTTGAAGTAGAGGAAGATGACGATGAGCGCGAGCAACACAGCGCTGCCGCCGAAGATCACCCAGTTCGGCAGATCGTGCTCCGTGCGCGAGGTCACAGTCGCTTCGCTCACCGCTGCCTTCTTGCCCATAGAGCCCTTCAGCGCGCCGATGATCGTCGGCGCCGTGCGGCACAACGTAATGAGGCCGCTGGCGGCCACCGCGCCTGCGCCCATCGGACGAATGTACGTCTTCCAAAGCGCCGACGGATCCATCATGCTGATGGGGATCGTGCCGGGATACAGCGGCCCGTTCAGGTGCTTGCCGAAGAAGACGATGGCGGGCATCAGCACCAGCCAGGAGAACACGCCGCCCGCAAGCATCACCGCCGCAATGCGGATGCCGATGATGTAGCCCACGCCAAGGTACTCCGGCGTAACGTCCGCGCGCAGTGACGCGCCTTTGAGGATCTGCTGCCCTGCCGGGTCAAAGTTCAGATCAGCCTTCGGGGTGGACGGGAACAGACCGAGCAGGCCGTCGTTCTGGAAGAGCGTGTACGCACCGCCGATGCCAAGGCCCAGGAAGACGCGGCTGGCGAAGGAGCCGCCCTGCTCGCCGGCCTTCAACACGTCGGCGCACGCTGTGCCTTCGGGGTACGTGAGTGTGCCATGCTCTTCCACAATGAGCTGGCGGCGCAGCGGGATCATGAACAGCACGCCAAGCCAACCGCCGAAGAGCGCCAACGCGAAGATGCGGAAGCTCTCAAGATCAAAGCCGAGGAAGATCAGCGCGGGCAGCGTGAAAATGACGCCCGAAGCGATCGACTGACCGGCGTTGCCGGTCGTCTGCACAATGTTGTTTTCGAGAATCGATGCCTTGCCGAACGCGCGCAGAATCGAGATCGACAGCACCGAGATCGGAATCGACGCCGCCACGGTGAGGCCCGCCTTCAGGCCAACGTAAACCGTCACCGCCCCAAAGATAATGCCAAAGATGGAGCCGAGAATCAGCGCCCTGGCGGTCAGCTCCTTGGGCGATTCACTCGCCGGTACAAAGGGACGAAAAGTCGTACGTTCGGCCATTAGAAAAACATCTCCCTACCATTACGGTGCGTTATGAGGGAGTGTATCAGCGGCTAAGGTGTGTTTGCTGACGAGGCGCTCGCCGCGCAATGCTGCTGAACCCACGCGACATATTCCGCGTAAAGCGGCTCCCGCACCATGCGCTTCAGCGCGCGGACGTGCGGATCGTCAAGGTTCCGCCCCTCGCTGCGCACCTTCATGAAGTGAACCCCGGTTGCAAGCGGCCCACAATCGCCTGCCACGGCCATCTCCTTGGTCTTCAGTAAGGAATACTCGAACGCTGCCTGCTCGCTGCGGTCCTGACGACGCTGCTCTGGTGCAGTGGTCTGGTAATAGTGCAGGTGACCGATTTCGTGAAACAGCACGACCACCATCCGGTTGTCGTCGAACTGCGGCCGCGGGTGGTCGAGGAAGTCGAGATCGATCGTGATGACGCCGTTGGGTCTGGCGTTCGCGACGGAACGCGCGATGCGCCCACCACGCTCGAAGCGAATCTGCCGGATCAGCGCATCGTGCTGCTGAATGTCACTGAACGAAGCGTAAAACTTGGGAAACTGAGATTTCGACGCCTGCAGCACAGCCTTCACCTCGGCATCGCTGACAGAAGTTCCTTCTGGCGCTCTTTGCGCAACAACCAGGCCGGGCAGCAGACAGCAGACGAGTGTCAGTCGGCGCAGCACGTAGCCTAGCTCGCGACTTCGAGCGATCTTCCGAAGCGGCTCACGATCGCCAGACGCTCGCCACCGAGAATCCGCTTGGCTTGCGAACGTGCATGGCTCGCCCACGGGCCCTGCGGATCGAGCTGCGCGTACGCCGTCCAATGCTTCAGTGCGCGGCGCGGCTCCTGCAGTCGTTCAAATGCCAGCGCAAGGTTGTAATGCGCGTCCGCATACTGCGGCACCAGCGCCAGGGCTCGCTCGTAAGCCTTGATCGCCTCAGGCAGCTTCTGCATCTCGTCCAGCACGTTGCCGAGGTCAAAGAACGCCAGCGCGTACTCCGAGTCAGCTTCCGTGGCCTGGCGATACAGGCGCTCTGCGCCGAGGAAATCGCGCTCGTTGTAATGGATGGTGCCGAGGTTGATCGCAGCCGCAGCGTGCGCCGGGTCGGCGGCCAGAATCTCCTTATAGAGCGCCTTCGCTTCTGCAAGTGTCGCGGGCTGCTCCTCCAGACGCACCGCGCGCAGGAACATCTCCTGCAGCTCGCCGGGATGCGGCAATGCCTCAAACGCATTGCGATCGACGATCGAGATGCCCTGCGGCGAGAAATCAAAGTCGAAGCCGAGCTGGCCGGTCATGGGGTCAACCAGCGCCCCGCCCTGCCGGAACGCCACGCGCGTGCCGTTCGAAACCGCCACGGACTCCAGCAGAGGATTCGCCATGCCCGCCACCTTGCGCATCGCGTCGACAGACTCGCGAATACCCCTTACCGAAATGCGGGTCTTGGCGAGGTCGCGCAGCTTGCGGAGCTGCACCAGGTGATCAAACGTATATTGCTCAGCGACAGAAACCAGCCCCGCACGCTCCCAGGATGCCAACTGCCGCGACGGCAGACGGAGAATGCGGAGTACATCTTCACGGCGATATCGGCTCACGGCAGCGCTCGTCTTTCGGATGCAAGAACTCAATGACACTCTCCAGCCGAACCCGCCTTAGCTGGATTCCTTGAGATGGAGTATGCGTGTAGTTATTGCCGCATTCAAGAGTTTCGTGCATGGCTTTTGCGAAAAGACGTGGATAACTCGAACCAACGATGGTTCATCCTGACTTTTCAACAGCAAAGCACGTTCCAACAGGCTTTCCACCCATGCGTTGCGTAGACTCGGCTCGATGAAACTTCGCTCGACGCTGCTGCTCTTTGCTCTGCTTCCGCTGGCCGGTTGCCGCTCCACTCCGGCCGTGAACGGCGGCTTCGAAAGCCACTACGCGCCCGCCGAAAACCTCGAAGCCATCGACACCTCGAACTTCCGCACTGCGCAACGCAGCATCGAACTCTGCGCCTACAGCCTCACCGACCACCTGCTCGCGCAGGAGCTCATCAACGCCGGCAAGCGCGGCGTGCGGGTGAGGATCTATCTGGACCAGGTACAGACGCAGGGCGAACTCGCGCGCGAGGACAAGTCCCAGGAGCGCGTGCAGGATGAAGAGTCCGACGACCTCAGCAAGTTCGATGTACTGCGCTCGCTCGCAGCCACGCCCAACGTCTCGGTCGAGGTGAAGCGCTCGAAGACGCTGATGCACCTGAAGAGCTACGTCGTGGACGGCAGCCTGCTGCGCTCAGGCTCAGCGAACTTCTCGCCCACCGGAGAAAAGCGCCAGGACAATGACCTGACGCTCACTCGTGACACAGCTGCCGTCGGCCGCTTTGAACGCAACTTCGAGGTGCTCTGGGCGCGACGCGATAACGTCGGCCTCGACAATCTGCGCCGCTAGCGCAGATTCACCCAGCGCCCTTCAACCTTTTTCTTACCGATGGCGTCGAGGACGCGTGCCTCTTCCTGCCCCAGCCTCGTGCGGCATTTCGCAGTGTCGTTTCCGCTGGTGGACTGGATGCGGCAGGCCCGCAGCGCGAAGAGCAGATCGTTCACCTCCGCGAGCGCGCGCTCCTCGCGGTCGGTGCTCGTCATAGCCTTCAGATTGCCGTAGACGGTTTCCACGTTCTGCATCTGGCTCGTAAGCTGCTCCGGCGCTGCGGCCAGGTCGACCGCGTCCACGGCATCGACGGTGCTCTCCACCGCAGTGACGAAGGTGTTGCTCAGCGGCTCCCCTTCGGGACGCACTTCGCGCGGCGTCTGCGCAGCGACTCCCGCAGAAGCCATCATCAACACCACCGCCAAGCCCCAACGCTTCGTCGCCATCCACTCTCCCCTTGCGGCATCACCATGCCCTTCTCCGAACATAAACCGTCGCGCCGGCTTGGGATCAGAGCGACGACGCAACTATTCGCCAGCGCGATTTGGTTTTCCACGCAATTTTCCGTAGAATGAACTCAAGGAAGTTGGCCGATGTAGCTCAGTTGGTAGAGCAGCTGATTCGTAATCAGCAGGTCAACGGTTCGAGTCCGTTCATCGGCTCCATTACGCCAAGCTTTCTGAATGACCGCCGCTCGCGAGAGCGGCTTTTATTTTTCCCCGCGACATTCTCTGTTCAATTACGACCGCGTTTTCCACAAACGCAAAAGAGCCGCCCGGCAACAGGGCGGCTCTTTCATCTATGGGAGGCAGTTCCAACGGAGGCAAAGCCATCAGAACTCTCTGGTGCAAGAGTATGGTCGGTGTTCCCGCATGTCAAGGTATTCCGCAGGGAAATCATAAACCGTTCTACTTCAATCACTTGCGCGCTTTTCCGGCGGTTTAGCGGGTTTCTTCCGGGTTTTCTGGCCGCTCGACGGATTTTTCCTGTGCAAAGCTCGCGGGAGCGTTCTGCGGATCGAGGTGAAGGCTCAAAAACTCCACTTCTGCAGCCGCGGGCTTGCCGCGTAGCACGCGAATGGCCGCTCTGCCGCCGCCCAGGAAGAGCCCCAGCAGGACCGCCGCTGCGCAGAGGACGCCGGAGAGGATCATGATGTTCGCCAGCAGGCTTGCGGTCTTGCGCACCTCGCTGTGGAACTCCGGCGGAGGATTACCGCGCTCGGTCGAGGCGATCTGCTTCATATGGACGCCATCGATCATCGCCTGCGCCGCTGCTGGTGAGAACGTGCCGCTCGCCAACACTACCAGCAGGGCTTCACGCTTCACCTTGGCCGTCTCGAACTTCGGGCCAAGCCCAGGCAGAACAGCCTGCACATGCTTCAGCGAGGCGGTGGCGATCTGCGGCGTCGGGTAGAAGAAAAGCGTCAGCGTTTCTTCACCCCGCTTGTCCTTATAAGTGGCGGTCACGGCTTCCCCGCTCTTTTCCCAGCCAAGACCAGCGGAAGGCAGCACGCCGCCCTCGCCCGAGTAAGTCGCCGCGCCGAGCGCGTAGCGGACACTGCCGTCCACCAGCGACTTCGTCGGGAGATACGTTGGCAGCAACGGCGGTTGAGCGGCCGAACCGCGAACCGCAGGCAGCGAGCCAGCGAGCGGCTTCAGCGCCTCAACATCGGCACGCGTTACCGGATAGGCCACCACGACGGTCGCGCCCTGCTGAAAGAGGATCGCGTTCTCGCCGACAGCATCGGAGGCACCGAGCGACTTCTCGTCCTTGAGGCCCGGCTTGCGAACGAGCGTGTAAGCACTCCACGCTCCGGAGAAGTCCCCGAACTGAACCGCTTCGACGCGCATCACGCGTCCGCCGGGGCCGACGAAGCTAGTCACCTCCGAGCGCTGCGGATTCGCCTCCTGCAGTGCGGCGTGGTTCGCATTCACCAGCGACATCGCCGGTTCTGCGGTGGGAGCCTGCGCGCTGGCATCGGCCTTCCACGCACCGAAGGCGGGCGGCAACAGAGAGGCGTGCGCGGGTACGAGCGTCGCGGAGTTCTGCGCCAGAGCGGCGGAAGCGGAAGCACCGAGGAGCAAAGCTCCGAGGGCGCTGAAAAGGGTGCGGCTGCGTCGCGTCATCATCTACACCTTCGAGACTACACGCGGTCGAAGGACGCCGCACGAGCCTCCTTATTAGACACCGCTCGCGCGCATCGGTTCCCTTCGCGAAACTCCTCAACTCATCGGGTTAGAATCACCTGCATGGGTATGCGCATTGGTCTCGGCTTCGACTCTCACGCTTTCAAGGCGGATGTTCCGCTCGTCATCGGCGGGCTGAAGATCGATCATCCTGAGGGCCTGGCCGGACACTCCGACGGCGACCTGCTGCTGCACGCCATTACCGACGCTCTGCTCGGCGCAGTTTCTGCTGGCGATATCGGCACGTTCTTCCCGCCGACCGACCCGAAGTGGAAGGGCACCGACTCGACCGTCTTCCTGAAGACGGCGCTCGAGGAAGTCGCGCTCGCTGGCTACAAGATCGTGAACCTGGACTGCGTGCTCATCATGCACCGCCCCAAGATCGTGCCGATCGCCGAGAAGATGCGCGAGCGCGTTGCAGACCTGCTGGGCATCGACATGAAGGACGTGAGCCTGAAGGGCAAGACCCCTGAAGGTCTTCCGCAGGATGGCACCGCGGTAGCGCACGTCGTCGTGCTGCTGGAGTCGATCACGATTCCCGACGAGCACAAGCACCTGACGCTGCACGCTGAAGCTCCGCTCGACGCAGACATCGACGGCGTAGTGGGCGAACTCGTCCGCGACACGCACGACATCTCGGCCCTCGGCCGCAAGGTGCCCGCCTTCGATCCCGGCGACGACCTCACCTAATGAAGCCGCTCACACTCGCTCTGCCGCTCGCGTTGTGCCTCTGCGCTTCGTCCGCTCACGCGAGCGATAAGAACCTGCATCCGTCGTTTCCCATGGATGACGGCAAGGCTACGCTGACCTTTGACTTCACGAACGCCCCCGACCTCGCGGACTGGGGCATGGAGAAGATCGCGCCAGCGATCGAGCGCTGGTATCCGCGCATTGCGACGATGCTCGCCTCGCCCGGCTTCCATGCGTCGAAGACCGTCGTCGTCGAGTTCAAGACGCAGACGAATGTGCCTGCTTATACCGAGGGCCACACCATCACGGCGAACGCGGAGTACTTCCGCAAGCGACCTCAAGACGTAAACGCGCTGGTCCACGAGGCCACGCATGTCATTCAGGCATACGGCTCAGCGGACAATCCATCGTGGCTCGTTGAGGGCCTGGATGACTATATCCGCTTCTACATCGTCGAGCCCGAGACCAACGGCGCAACGATCAAGCCGGAGCGCATCGCGAGCGTGCACTACAACGACAGCTACCGCACCACGGCGAACTTCCTTCACTGGCTAGTGAA
Above is a genomic segment from Granulicella cerasi containing:
- a CDS encoding OPT family oligopeptide transporter, which produces MAERTTFRPFVPASESPKELTARALILGSIFGIIFGAVTVYVGLKAGLTVAASIPISVLSISILRAFGKASILENNIVQTTGNAGQSIASGVIFTLPALIFLGFDLESFRIFALALFGGWLGVLFMIPLRRQLIVEEHGTLTYPEGTACADVLKAGEQGGSFASRVFLGLGIGGAYTLFQNDGLLGLFPSTPKADLNFDPAGQQILKGASLRADVTPEYLGVGYIIGIRIAAVMLAGGVFSWLVLMPAIVFFGKHLNGPLYPGTIPISMMDPSALWKTYIRPMGAGAVAASGLITLCRTAPTIIGALKGSMGKKAAVSEATVTSRTEHDLPNWVIFGGSAVLLALIVIFLYFKPVPGAQVGLLANIAAAVLVLVFGFLFVTVSARIVGIVGSSSSPVSGMTIATLMATAAIFLVKGWTAPAFGALAITIGGIVCIAASNAGDTSQDLKTGFLIGATPWKQQVALMVGVIISTFSIGLTMNAMNRGLESFQKMPVVKQVSLAALPDGVSNQGAFTRDHVSLTVKAANGDVTHTDLGNTRSYILLNAIGSTTLEDGKYLYNPQTQQIEVQWVQGIGSETVAAPQGRLMATVINGILSRKLAWGLVTLGVMLVIGIELLGIRSLTFAVGAYLSIGTTLAIFCGGVIRWLVDEALKRSGHGADELSEEVSPGSLYASGLIAAGGIMGLVGVCAKLYESLSHKTVWHFSETNPLHHDGVSVVAFGLLAFSLYYFARKPLESSVTAEADGE
- the ispF gene encoding 2-C-methyl-D-erythritol 2,4-cyclodiphosphate synthase, encoding MGMRIGLGFDSHAFKADVPLVIGGLKIDHPEGLAGHSDGDLLLHAITDALLGAVSAGDIGTFFPPTDPKWKGTDSTVFLKTALEEVALAGYKIVNLDCVLIMHRPKIVPIAEKMRERVADLLGIDMKDVSLKGKTPEGLPQDGTAVAHVVVLLESITIPDEHKHLTLHAEAPLDADIDGVVGELVRDTHDISALGRKVPAFDPGDDLT
- a CDS encoding DUF6599 family protein gives rise to the protein MTRRSRTLFSALGALLLGASASAALAQNSATLVPAHASLLPPAFGAWKADASAQAPTAEPAMSLVNANHAALQEANPQRSEVTSFVGPGGRVMRVEAVQFGDFSGAWSAYTLVRKPGLKDEKSLGASDAVGENAILFQQGATVVVAYPVTRADVEALKPLAGSLPAVRGSAAQPPLLPTYLPTKSLVDGSVRYALGAATYSGEGGVLPSAGLGWEKSGEAVTATYKDKRGEETLTLFFYPTPQIATASLKHVQAVLPGLGPKFETAKVKREALLVVLASGTFSPAAAQAMIDGVHMKQIASTERGNPPPEFHSEVRKTASLLANIMILSGVLCAAAVLLGLFLGGGRAAIRVLRGKPAAAEVEFLSLHLDPQNAPASFAQEKSVERPENPEETR
- a CDS encoding phospholipase D-like domain-containing protein, with the protein product MKLRSTLLLFALLPLAGCRSTPAVNGGFESHYAPAENLEAIDTSNFRTAQRSIELCAYSLTDHLLAQELINAGKRGVRVRIYLDQVQTQGELAREDKSQERVQDEESDDLSKFDVLRSLAATPNVSVEVKRSKTLMHLKSYVVDGSLLRSGSANFSPTGEKRQDNDLTLTRDTAAVGRFERNFEVLWARRDNVGLDNLRR
- a CDS encoding tetratricopeptide repeat protein, yielding MSRYRREDVLRILRLPSRQLASWERAGLVSVAEQYTFDHLVQLRKLRDLAKTRISVRGIRESVDAMRKVAGMANPLLESVAVSNGTRVAFRQGGALVDPMTGQLGFDFDFSPQGISIVDRNAFEALPHPGELQEMFLRAVRLEEQPATLAEAKALYKEILAADPAHAAAAINLGTIHYNERDFLGAERLYRQATEADSEYALAFFDLGNVLDEMQKLPEAIKAYERALALVPQYADAHYNLALAFERLQEPRRALKHWTAYAQLDPQGPWASHARSQAKRILGGERLAIVSRFGRSLEVAS